Within the Opitutaceae bacterium TAV5 genome, the region ACCAGCCCGTCGTGAATCCGGTCGTGTCCGTCGATATTTTCCGCGCCCCGCCGGCCGACGCCGATCCGCGGTTCGAGACGCGCGTGCGCCGGCGCACCCGGCTCATCAAGACCGCGAGCGCGCTCTACGCGTGCCTCGACAACCAGACCGGTGTCCTCCCGTCGGACGCCACCCGGCCGCCGCGGCCGAGCGCCCGCATCACGGTCAAGGGCGAGGACGCCTCGATGCCCAACGCCTGCATCCTGCTCAACGAGGCCGAGTTTGCCCAGCTCCGTGGCGGCACCCGCGCCCCGACGGGACGCTGCGGCCACGCCACCATCGTGCAGGCGCTCGACGCGGCCCCCGCCGACGCCGACACCCTGGTCGTCGACTATTTCCCCAACCTCCCGGAGCACATCGAGCTCCTCACCCGCATCCACAAGCTGAAGCTGCGCCGGATCATCTTCCGCCAGCCCTCGCGCACGCACGGCTTCTTCCTGTCGAGCAACGCCCACAGCCGGCTCGATGCGTGGATTTCGCTCGGCTTGCAGGTGTACTGGTTCACCCCGCAACTGGGCGACCTCTACCTGCTCGTCTACAAGAAAGGCCATCCGTTCTTCATCCGCGAGGAGCTGGTTCGCCGTTTCCAGGAAGCCACGATTTTCGCCTTCTACGGCAGCAACAACGGGCTCGATCCGCGCCAGACGAAACGCATCTCCACGCTCTTCGAGAAAATCTCTTCCTTCATCGGCACCAATGTCGGTGTGCTCACCGGCGGCGGCGGCGGCGTCATGCGCCTGGCGACCGAGCAGGCCCGCGAGCACGGCGCGCTCACCGGCGCCTGTTTTCTGGAACTGGAGGCTCAGCCGCCCGAGATCGGCGTGGATTTTTTCAACACCTTCCAGGAGACGTCGCGCCACTTCCGGCAAAAATGGTTCGAGGCGGCGGATTTTTGCATCTTCAACGTCGGCGGCGTCGGCACGCTGGAGGAGATCGGCATCGAGATGTGCAACCTGAAGCTCGGCATCCGTCCGCGCGTGCCGTATGTGTTTTTCGATACGAACTATTTCCGCGACCTGCGCCGGCAGGTCAAGACGATGATCGCCACCGGCCGCGCTCCGTCATGGATGTCGGACTACCTGATCTTCACCGACGATCCCGACGAGGTCGTGGCGTTTTACCGGAAGACGCTGCAAGTGCTCTGATCCCGAACCATGAGGGAACCGCTGAAGAACGCTGAAGAACGCTAAAACCGAACCCGTGGCTGCGAACATTGTAATCGTTTGGCGTCGAGGAAAGACAATGCTTGTAGCTGAATACCAAACAGTCAGGAAACCGGGACGGATGGTGATTTTACACATGGACCGCGAAGGACGCGAAGGAAACAGTAAGCATAAGAAGCGTAATGATAATTCCTTGTAGTCTTTGTGAGGAATTCCGGGAATCCCGGAAATTTACCCCTCTCCACCTCGTGGCTAAACGAATACGCGAACATATGTTCGCAGCCGCAGGTTTGATTGCATGGGTCTGGTTTTAGCGTTCTTCAGCGTTTTTTAGCGGTTCCCTCTTCTGTTTCCGGATTTTTGGCGGCTTGCGCGCCGGCGGGAGGCTGCGCAGCGTGCAGTCGTCTATGAAACGCCACACGCTTACATCTTTGGTCGGAGCGGCTGTTTTTGCGGCCGTTCTTGTCGGTTGTTCAACAGTGCATGACACCGGACGCAAACAGCTTCTCCTGACGTCACCGGAACAGGAGGCGCAGATGGGGATCCAGTCGTTCGACCAGATCAAGAAGGAGGAAAAGATATCGACCGACCCGGCGGTCAATGCCCGCATCCAGCGGATCGGGAAACGCATCGCCGACGCCGTGGGCCGCGAAA harbors:
- a CDS encoding DNA-binding protein, whose translation is MISDHFWTSLDGQVLSIVSGDETRVSLLLRFFPRHPAEGEFMKKYIGELQFTERSTLARIGIEMMPRGKPRFADGHVLLEADAFLFDASFPNAPWWRELLRPGIPVGRMFRAPREAKLTASEVWEAVRTNRIKLPQSISIDRQGRVFLTPHAVRYTLKPDLPRDSFQRLVTGEAGRSYLDKVQIRHTATPIEVAPRTGLLTSCSMYLKEHYVVLNQGEGDFGIHTSAILLDPIKTFGTNVMLEIYNNGDQPVVNPVVSVDIFRAPPADADPRFETRVRRRTRLIKTASALYACLDNQTGVLPSDATRPPRPSARITVKGEDASMPNACILLNEAEFAQLRGGTRAPTGRCGHATIVQALDAAPADADTLVVDYFPNLPEHIELLTRIHKLKLRRIIFRQPSRTHGFFLSSNAHSRLDAWISLGLQVYWFTPQLGDLYLLVYKKGHPFFIREELVRRFQEATIFAFYGSNNGLDPRQTKRISTLFEKISSFIGTNVGVLTGGGGGVMRLATEQAREHGALTGACFLELEAQPPEIGVDFFNTFQETSRHFRQKWFEAADFCIFNVGGVGTLEEIGIEMCNLKLGIRPRVPYVFFDTNYFRDLRRQVKTMIATGRAPSWMSDYLIFTDDPDEVVAFYRKTLQVL